The genomic stretch CGCGCGCAGATTTCGAACGCCAGCGCCGACGAGTCGACGTCATGGTACGCACCGTCATACAGCAGGATCTCGAAATCGATGATCGGGAAGCCGACCAGCGAGCCCGTGGCAGCCGTTTCGCGGAAGCCCTTCTCGATCGCGGGGATATATTCCTTGGGAATATTACCGCCCTTGATCTCATCCTTGAAGATGATGCCCGACCCGCGCTCGCCCGGCGTCAGCTTCACCTTCACGCGACCGAACTGGCCGGTACCGCCCGACTGCTTCTTGTGCGTGTAGTCGATGTCGACCGGCTTGCCGAGATATTCGCGATACGCAACCTGCGGCGCGCCGACATTGGCCTCGACCTTGAACTCGCGCTTCATGCGATCGACCAGGATCTCGAGATGGAGCTCGCCCATGCCCTTGATGATGGTCTGGCCCGACTCGGGGTCCGACGAGACGCGGAACGACGGATCTTCGCGCGCCAGGCGATTGAGCGCGACGCCCATCTTTTCCTGGTCGGCCTTGGTCTTGGGCTCGACCGACAGCTCGATCACGGGCTCGGGGAATTCCATCCGCTCGAGGATGATCGGGGCGTTCTGCGCGCAGAGCGTGTCACCGGTCGTCGTGTCCTTCAGCCCCGCCAGCGCGACGATGTCGCCTGCGAACGCTTCCTGGATGTCCTCGCGGCTGTTGGCATGCATCAGCAGCATGCGGCCAACCTTTTCCTTCTTGTCCTTGACCGAGTTGATCACGACCGAGGCCGCTTCGAGCTTGCCCGAATAGATGCGGGCGAAGGTCAGCGTGCCGACGAACGGATCGTTCATGATCTTGAACGCCAGCGCCGAGAAGGGCGCTTCGTCCGACGAAGGACGCTCGTCCGGGGTCACGCCGTCGAGCTTGAGGCCCTGGATGGCGGGGACGTCGAGCGGCGACGGCAGATAGTCGACCACGGCGTCGAGCAGGGGCTGCACGCCCTTGTTCTTGAACGCCGAGCCGCACACCACGGGGACGAACGCCATGCTCAGCGTGCCCTTGCGGATCAGCTTCTTGAGGTCGGCGGTGCTCGGCTCGTTGCCCTCGAGATACGCTTCCATCAGCGCATCGTCGAGTTCGACGGCC from Sphingomonas hengshuiensis encodes the following:
- the fusA gene encoding elongation factor G — encoded protein: MARSHPLERYRNIGIMAHIDAGKTTTTERILYYTGKSYKIGEVHEGTATMDWMEQEQERGITITSAATTCKWRAAEGKGEEHLINIIDTPGHVDFTIEVERSLRVLDGAVACFDGVAGVEPQSETVWRQADKYGVPRMCFINKLDRTGADFYFCVNSIIDRLGARPAVLYLPIGIEGGFKGLVDLVENRAIIWLEESLGAKFEYAEIPDDLVEKAAKYRSELIEMAVELDDALMEAYLEGNEPSTADLKKLIRKGTLSMAFVPVVCGSAFKNKGVQPLLDAVVDYLPSPLDVPAIQGLKLDGVTPDERPSSDEAPFSALAFKIMNDPFVGTLTFARIYSGKLEAASVVINSVKDKKEKVGRMLLMHANSREDIQEAFAGDIVALAGLKDTTTGDTLCAQNAPIILERMEFPEPVIELSVEPKTKADQEKMGVALNRLAREDPSFRVSSDPESGQTIIKGMGELHLEILVDRMKREFKVEANVGAPQVAYREYLGKPVDIDYTHKKQSGGTGQFGRVKVKLTPGERGSGIIFKDEIKGGNIPKEYIPAIEKGFRETAATGSLVGFPIIDFEILLYDGAYHDVDSSALAFEICARGAMREAAQKSGIKLLEPIMKVEVVTPEDYLGDVIGDMNSRRGQIQGTDTRGNAQTVDAMVPLANMFGYVNALRSFTQGRAQYSMQFSHYDEVPANVADEVKAKLA